In Candidatus Poribacteria bacterium, the genomic window CGCCGTTATGAGCGCTTCGCTGCGAGTCGGGATCGTCGGTGCGCCGCGCGGTTCGTCGTTCATCCGGGCGTTCCGCACGATCCGCCAGACGGAGGTCGTCGCCCTGTGCGACGTCAACGAGACGACGCTGAACCGAATCGGGGACGCGCACGAGATCGACCGGCGGTTCACGTCGTATGACGATCTGCTCGATTGGGGGGTCGATATCGTCGTCATCGCGACGCCGATGCGGTTCCACGCGCCGCAGTCCATCGCAGCGCTCAACGCCGGGGTTCACGTGCTCTCCGAGGTGACGGCGGCGATGACCATCGGCGAGTGCCACCAGCTCCGCGATGCCGCCCTGGCGTCCGGCGCGCACTACATGATGGCGGAGAACTACTGCTACATGAAGGCGAACGTTCTGGTGAGGAGCCTGGCGCATGAGGGCATGTTCGGCGAGCTCTACTTCGCCGAGGGCGAGTACGTCCACGACGTGAAGTTCCTCCACCACGACGCGCAGGGGAACCCGACGTGGCGGTATGTCGACCAAGTGGGCAAGAACGGCTGCACGTACGGCACGCACTCGCTGGGTCCGGTTCTCCAGTGGCTCCAGGAGCGCGTCGTGACGGTATCGTGCGTCGGGTCGGGCATCCACACAGACCCCGAACACGCCATCGACGACACGGTGCTGATGAACTGCAAGACGGAGAGCGGCGCGCTGGTGAAGATCCGGCTCGACATGATGTCGAACCGTCCGCACGGGATGAACTACTACGCGCTCCAGGGCACGAAGGGGTGCTACGAAGCGCCGCGCGGATTCGGCGACAGCCACAAGATTTGGCTCGCCGACCGATGCGACAAGGTCGAGTGGCGCTCGCTGTGGGACTTCGAGGAGGAATTCATGCCCGACATGTGGCGGAACCCGCCCGAAGAAGCCCTCCAGGCGGGACACGGCGGCGGCGACTACTTCGAGGTGCGCGACTTCGTCGATGCCATCGTGAAAGACGAGCCGCCCCCTATCTCGATCTGGGACGCACTCGACTTCACGCTGCCGGGCTTGGTGTCCGAGGATTCCATCGCCTACGGCGGCGTTCCTCTGCCGGTTCCCGATCTGCGGCGCGGGTCGTGAGCGAGAGTTCGCCTCCCCGATCTCCGCGACGTCGCTGGATGATCCCGCGCGAGCACGGCGCGTGGGTCATGCTCTACGTTCCGTTCCTCATGGGCGTCCTCGTCGCGCCGGAGCCGTTTCCTTACTCCATCCCGGCTCTACTGTTCGTCACGGGCGGCTACTGCGCGCGCGCTCCCATCTCCGTGCTCTTCTCGCGGCGACGCCAGCGCCATGGCGAAGCTACCCGATGGCTGGCGGGATTCGCGGCGATGGCGGGGATCGGCGCGGTCGGACTGCTATCGCACTCGGCTGTGCGGACGATGTCGGCGGTCGTCGTGGTGGGCGCGGTGTCGTTCGTCGTGAACCTCTGGCTGGCGACGCGGCGCGAACATCGCGGGTTCGTCGGGGAGCTGGTCGGCATCGCAGGGCTCGTCCTGACGGCTCCGCTGGGCTACCTGGCGGCGAACGGTCCCGATTCGACCATGCTCGTCGAACTGTGGCTCCTGAACCTGCTCTACTTCGGCAGCAGCATCGTCTACGTGAAGTGGAGGGTGGCGAACCTCACGAGCTCGGGCGACGGGAACGCCTCGCGGCGCGCGCTGGCAGGTCTGGCGACCTATCACGGCGTCGGCGCGGCGTGTCTAGGCTGCCTCATCGTGAGCGGCTTCGTGCCTCCGCCGGTCGCGTGGGCGTACGTTCCGCTGGCTCTGCGGTACGGACTCGGGCGAGTCGTTTCCGTGAACCCGACGCTGACGCAGGTGGGCGTGAGCGAGGTCATCTTCGCCGTCCTCTATCTCGCGGCGGCGAGTTGGGGCTTGCGGGCGTGACACGACGGCTCGCCGCGCGATACCATTCCGAAGGAGCCACGGAACCTCCACGAGACCCCGAAGATGCGTGGCGTTTGGCAGATCGTCGTCAGTCGGGTGCTGCGCCTCCTGCGAGTCGCGCGGGAGTGCGCGACGACCTGGCGTCACTCTCCGCAGACGTGGCGCCGACGAACGTTCTGGGTGGCGACGGCTTTTCTCGCCTTCCTGATTCCCTACAGCGCGTTCCTCTTCGTCCGCATCTCCCTCCGCATGGATCGCTACGTGTGGGACGTGCCGTCGCGCGTCTACGCCGCGCCGATGGTTCTCTACCGCGGACTTGGGATCGATCGGTCGAGGCTCATCAGCCATCTGCGAAGCCTCGGATACTGGGAAGTCGCGGATTCGCCGGAACGCCCCGGCGAGTTCGACGCTCAGGGCTCCCGGATCGATATCCACTTGCGGGAGCGAGAGACGGCGGAGGGCACGCAGCGGGCGGAGCGCGTTCGTATCGTCCTTTCGGGAAGTGCCGTCCGCGAGCTATCGGGAGCCGCATCGAAGAAGGGCGAAGCACAGTCCCTCGACTTCGTGGAACTCGACCCGATGCCCATCGCGCGCATCTACGCCGACGTGCGCGAGGAGCGCGAGATCGTCCCGCTCGACGAGCTCCCGCCGCAGTTGGTGAACGCGATCATCGCCGTCGAGGACAAGCGCTACTTCGGGCATCTCGGCTTGTCGCCGAGGGGCATCGCACGGGCGCTGTGGGCGAACCTCCGCGCCGGCAGAACCGCCGAAGGCGGCAGCACGATCACCCAGCAGCTCGTCAAGAACCTGTTCCTGACGCACAAGCGCACGTTGACGCGCAAGGTTAACGAGGCGCTCATGGCGGTCATCGTCGAGTTGCGCTACTCGAAGAAGACGGTGCTGAACGCCTACGTCAACGAGATCTACCTGGGGCAGAGCGGATCGATCAGCATTTCGGGCGTCGGAGCGGCGGCGCGGTTCTACTTCGGCAAGGACGTGAGGAGCCTGACGCTCGCCGAGAGCGCATTGCTCGCCGGGATGATCCGCTCGCCGTTCCGGTACTCGTTCCTGAACGATCCGCAGAGGGCGCGCGACCGGCGTCAGTTCGTTCTGACGCGGCTCGTGGAAGAGGGCAAGATCAGCGCTCAGGAACGCGCCTCGGCGGTCGATGCGCCGCTGCCGAAGGAAGGGCATCCGGTCGCCGCGCGGAGTGTGCCGTACGTCGTCGATGCGATCCGCGCCGAAGTCCCCATCTCGTCCGAACGCCTGTCGAAGCGGGGTTACCGCATCTACACGTCGCTCGACTCGACGCTCCAGTCGGCAGCCGAGCTCGCCGTGCGCCAGCAAGCGAAGCGTCTGACCCGGAACGGCTCGCACCCGGAGTTGGCGTTCGCGGCGATGAACGCCCATACGGGCACGATCACGGCGCTCGTCGGCGGCGTGGACTACGGCACGTCTCAGTTCAACCGCGTCTACCTGGCGATGCGCCAGCCGGGCTCCGCGTTCAAGCCCATCGTCTATGCCGCCGCGTTGGAGCGCGCCATCGAGCGGGACCCCAAGCGGTTCACGCCGACGACGCTGCTCAAGGACTCCCGGCTGGTCATGACCGCAGGCGGGAAGGAGTGG contains:
- a CDS encoding Gfo/Idh/MocA family oxidoreductase; its protein translation is MSASLRVGIVGAPRGSSFIRAFRTIRQTEVVALCDVNETTLNRIGDAHEIDRRFTSYDDLLDWGVDIVVIATPMRFHAPQSIAALNAGVHVLSEVTAAMTIGECHQLRDAALASGAHYMMAENYCYMKANVLVRSLAHEGMFGELYFAEGEYVHDVKFLHHDAQGNPTWRYVDQVGKNGCTYGTHSLGPVLQWLQERVVTVSCVGSGIHTDPEHAIDDTVLMNCKTESGALVKIRLDMMSNRPHGMNYYALQGTKGCYEAPRGFGDSHKIWLADRCDKVEWRSLWDFEEEFMPDMWRNPPEEALQAGHGGGDYFEVRDFVDAIVKDEPPPISIWDALDFTLPGLVSEDSIAYGGVPLPVPDLRRGS
- a CDS encoding PBP1A family penicillin-binding protein, translated to MRGVWQIVVSRVLRLLRVARECATTWRHSPQTWRRRTFWVATAFLAFLIPYSAFLFVRISLRMDRYVWDVPSRVYAAPMVLYRGLGIDRSRLISHLRSLGYWEVADSPERPGEFDAQGSRIDIHLRERETAEGTQRAERVRIVLSGSAVRELSGAASKKGEAQSLDFVELDPMPIARIYADVREEREIVPLDELPPQLVNAIIAVEDKRYFGHLGLSPRGIARALWANLRAGRTAEGGSTITQQLVKNLFLTHKRTLTRKVNEALMAVIVELRYSKKTVLNAYVNEIYLGQSGSISISGVGAAARFYFGKDVRSLTLAESALLAGMIRSPFRYSFLNDPQRARDRRQFVLTRLVEEGKISAQERASAVDAPLPKEGHPVAARSVPYVVDAIRAEVPISSERLSKRGYRIYTSLDSTLQSAAELAVRQQAKRLTRNGSHPELAFAAMNAHTGTITALVGGVDYGTSQFNRVYLAMRQPGSAFKPIVYAAALERAIERDPKRFTPTTLLKDSRLVMTAGGKEWSPRNPHGGYLGDVTVRVSVEDSLNVPAVRVADSVGLRRVVELAYGLGIRRELPEVPSIALGSAEVMPIELLEAYGAFAGNGARVAPYIVRRVVDAKGKQVYRGTTAYRRVLSPQSAYLLTHLLEGVLDRGTGASSRSWGFRSVGAGKTGTTNDGRDAWFVGYTPETVALAWAGYDDSRPFGMSGARAALPVWAQAMAAYARSRPRRSFVVPQGIVFRRVCRFNGLLANEACPVTVEEAFIEGTQPKEVCAHHEILPEPAELAEEDAEALEQEALLLAAPSSEFVGGSELDLSPVAPPPLRATYVADQIEAAAVVAETIYAKTIEADVLEAPNVKPYQSPPVDPGISQASGRENGIFATRVVARRIYASYVKAETIYAEKVIVGGEAR